A genomic region of Bosea sp. 124 contains the following coding sequences:
- the recF gene encoding DNA replication/repair protein RecF, protein MAAVARLILQDFRSYEALDLTIGGQIVALVGENGAGKTNILEALSLFSPGRGLRRADLADLARLDGDGAFAVSIALGDDGSRLGIGLGPADAEGKRARLARIDGAPAGSALAFSDHLRVVWLTPDFDGLFRGAAGDRRRFLDRLVLAVDPVHGTRSNALEKALRSRNRILEENPGQTQWLDAIEREIAELGVAVAAARAETVARLSAIIAETRDDGSPFPHAGIALSGEIDLLVARGAALDAEDGYRALLRQGRARDRAAGRTLTGPQASDLEVLHGPKGIPAGQGSTGEQKALLIGLVLAHARLVAAMSGLNPIVLLDEIAAHLDPRRRAALYEALTGLGCQVWMTGADPALFSELPSGSQRLAVVPGQVESLD, encoded by the coding sequence GTGGCCGCCGTCGCGCGCCTGATCCTGCAGGATTTCCGTTCCTACGAGGCCCTCGATCTGACGATCGGGGGCCAAATCGTTGCGCTGGTCGGCGAGAACGGCGCCGGCAAGACCAATATCCTGGAAGCGCTCTCGCTATTTTCGCCCGGGCGCGGCCTGCGCCGCGCCGATCTGGCGGATTTGGCCCGTCTGGACGGCGATGGCGCCTTCGCCGTTTCGATTGCCCTGGGCGATGACGGTTCGCGGCTCGGCATCGGGCTGGGGCCGGCCGATGCCGAGGGCAAGCGGGCACGCCTTGCAAGGATCGACGGCGCCCCGGCCGGCTCGGCGCTGGCCTTCAGCGACCATCTGCGTGTCGTCTGGCTGACGCCCGATTTCGACGGGCTGTTCCGGGGCGCGGCGGGGGACCGCCGCCGCTTCCTCGACCGGTTGGTCCTGGCGGTCGATCCCGTGCACGGCACGCGTTCCAACGCCCTCGAAAAGGCGCTGCGCTCGCGCAACCGCATCCTTGAGGAGAATCCCGGCCAGACCCAGTGGCTTGACGCGATCGAGCGCGAGATCGCCGAACTTGGCGTCGCGGTCGCCGCCGCCCGCGCCGAAACGGTGGCTAGGCTCTCGGCGATCATCGCCGAGACGCGCGATGACGGGTCGCCCTTTCCTCATGCCGGCATTGCGCTCTCGGGCGAGATCGACCTTCTGGTTGCGCGCGGAGCGGCCCTCGACGCCGAAGATGGCTACCGCGCGCTGCTGCGCCAGGGTCGCGCCCGCGACCGTGCGGCCGGGCGCACGCTCACCGGCCCGCAGGCCTCGGACCTCGAGGTCCTCCATGGGCCGAAGGGCATCCCGGCCGGGCAAGGTTCGACCGGCGAGCAGAAGGCGTTGTTGATCGGGCTGGTGCTGGCGCACGCCAGGCTCGTCGCCGCGATGAGCGGTCTCAACCCCATCGTCCTGCTCGACGAGATCGCCGCCCATCTCGATCCGCGCCGTCGCGCCGCGCTCTATGAAGCGCTGACCGGCCTCGGCTGCCAGGTCTGGATGACGGGCGCTGATCCGGCGCTGTTTTCGGAGCTTCCATCGGGATCGCAGCGGCTGGCGGTAGTGCCGGGGCAGGTCGAGAGTCTCGACTGA
- the dnaN gene encoding DNA polymerase III subunit beta, translating to MKVTVERSTLLKSLGHVHRVVERRNTIPILSNLLLSGTEAGLKLKATDLDIEVVETVAADVAEPGATTVPAHTLYDIVRKLPDGAQVSLETTGETGLVLRSGRSRFQLQTLPESDFPDITAGEMAHRFSLPAGEFKRLIDKTQFAISTEETRYYLNGIYLHTIDVDGRPILRAVATDGHRLARVDTAAPQGSVGMPGVIVPRKAVSEIQKLLEDGESEVTIELSATKIRVATADVVLTSKLIDGTFPDYQRVIPAGNDKRLTVDKGDFAASVDRVSTISSERGRAVKLSMADGRMTLSVTNPDSGSATEEIEVDYDSSPLDIGFNARYLMDIAAQLDGDTALLKLADPGSPTVIQDREGASALYVLMPMRV from the coding sequence ATGAAGGTCACTGTCGAACGTTCCACCCTGCTGAAGTCGCTGGGCCATGTGCATCGCGTGGTCGAGCGCCGCAATACGATCCCGATCCTGTCCAACCTGCTGCTCAGCGGCACGGAGGCCGGGCTGAAGCTGAAGGCGACGGATCTCGACATCGAGGTGGTCGAGACGGTTGCCGCGGATGTCGCCGAGCCCGGCGCCACGACCGTTCCGGCCCACACGCTCTACGACATCGTGCGCAAGCTGCCCGACGGCGCCCAGGTTTCGCTCGAGACGACTGGCGAGACCGGGCTTGTGCTGCGCTCGGGCCGCTCGCGCTTCCAGCTTCAGACCCTCCCCGAGAGCGACTTCCCGGATATCACCGCCGGCGAGATGGCCCACCGCTTCTCCCTGCCGGCCGGTGAGTTCAAGCGCCTGATCGACAAGACCCAGTTCGCGATCTCGACCGAGGAGACGCGCTACTACCTCAACGGCATCTATCTCCACACCATCGATGTCGACGGCCGCCCGATCCTGCGCGCCGTCGCGACCGATGGTCACCGTCTGGCTCGCGTCGATACGGCCGCGCCGCAGGGCTCGGTCGGCATGCCGGGCGTGATCGTGCCGCGCAAGGCCGTGTCCGAGATCCAGAAGCTGCTGGAGGACGGCGAGAGCGAGGTCACGATCGAGCTCTCCGCCACCAAGATCCGCGTCGCGACCGCCGATGTCGTGCTGACCTCGAAGCTGATCGACGGCACCTTCCCCGATTATCAGCGCGTCATCCCGGCCGGCAACGACAAGCGTCTGACCGTCGACAAGGGCGATTTCGCCGCGAGCGTCGACCGCGTCTCGACGATCTCCTCGGAGCGCGGCCGCGCCGTGAAGCTCTCCATGGCGGATGGCCGGATGACGCTCTCGGTGACCAATCCGGATTCCGGCTCGGCCACGGAAGAGATCGAGGTCGACTACGATTCGAGCCCGCTCGATATCGGCTTCAACGCCCGCTATCTGATGGACATTGCAGCCCAGCTCGATGGCGACACCGCCCTGCTCAAGCTCGCCGATCCCGGTTCGCCGACGGTGATCCAGGACCGCGAGGGGGCCTCGGCGCTGTATGTGCTGATGCCGATGCGCGTCTAG
- the dnaA gene encoding chromosomal replication initiator protein DnaA, whose protein sequence is MLASSAEAWDRVRRRLRAELGEDVFSSWFARVELGGIIDGVAYLTVPTRFLKSWLEAHYAERLRVNCMAELPGLNGIMLSVRQVSRDATQAPAEIVALRSRPAQAAPAEARPAPVGSVPAETGERDLVDACGTLLDRRMNFQAFIVGKSNQLAFAAAERIAAAPAGTAPYNPLYIHAGVGLGKTHLLQAIAQEARGQGKRVAYFTADRFMYGFVAALKSQTALAFKEKLRGIDLLVVDDVQFIQGKSIQQEFGHTINALIDAGKQIVVAGDRLANDLEALDERIRSRLGGGLVVEVGDLDEVLRGKILASRLEALHAAHPNFHVNPDVVSYVARVVATNGRDLDGAANRLLAHATLSGQPVTLETAEAAIRDLVRTREPRRVKIEDIQKLVATRYNVSRADILSERRTAAVVKPRQIAMYLSKALTPRSLPEIGRRFGGRDHTTVLHAVRKIEKAITEDRSLHDEVDLLKRMLQE, encoded by the coding sequence ATGCTGGCTTCGTCGGCCGAGGCTTGGGATCGTGTGCGCCGCCGCCTGCGGGCCGAACTTGGCGAGGATGTGTTCTCGAGCTGGTTCGCCCGCGTCGAGCTCGGTGGCATCATCGACGGCGTCGCCTATCTGACGGTGCCGACCCGTTTCCTGAAGAGCTGGCTCGAGGCTCACTACGCCGAGCGTCTGCGGGTCAACTGCATGGCCGAGCTGCCGGGCCTCAACGGGATCATGCTCTCGGTGCGCCAGGTGTCCCGTGATGCGACGCAGGCTCCAGCCGAGATCGTGGCCCTGCGCAGCCGGCCTGCCCAGGCCGCGCCCGCCGAGGCCAGGCCCGCCCCGGTTGGCAGCGTCCCCGCCGAGACCGGCGAGCGCGACCTGGTCGATGCCTGCGGCACGCTGCTCGACCGCCGGATGAACTTCCAGGCCTTCATCGTCGGCAAGTCGAACCAGCTTGCCTTCGCGGCTGCCGAGCGCATTGCGGCGGCGCCCGCCGGAACGGCTCCCTACAACCCGCTCTACATCCATGCCGGCGTCGGCCTCGGCAAGACGCATCTGCTTCAGGCGATCGCCCAGGAGGCGCGCGGCCAGGGCAAGCGCGTCGCCTATTTCACCGCCGACCGCTTCATGTATGGCTTCGTCGCCGCGCTGAAATCGCAGACGGCGCTGGCCTTCAAGGAGAAGCTGCGCGGCATCGACCTTCTGGTCGTCGACGATGTCCAGTTCATCCAGGGCAAGTCGATCCAGCAGGAGTTCGGCCACACGATCAACGCGCTGATCGACGCCGGCAAGCAGATCGTCGTCGCGGGCGACCGGCTCGCCAATGATCTCGAGGCGCTGGACGAGCGCATCCGTTCGCGTCTCGGCGGCGGGCTCGTGGTCGAGGTCGGCGATCTCGACGAGGTGCTGCGGGGCAAGATTCTGGCGAGCAGGCTGGAGGCGCTGCACGCGGCCCATCCGAACTTCCACGTCAATCCCGACGTCGTCTCCTATGTCGCCCGCGTCGTCGCCACCAATGGGCGCGACCTGGACGGCGCCGCCAACCGGCTGCTCGCCCATGCCACCCTGTCAGGCCAGCCGGTGACGCTGGAGACCGCAGAAGCGGCGATCCGCGACCTGGTGCGCACCCGCGAGCCGCGCCGCGTCAAGATCGAGGACATCCAGAAGCTGGTCGCGACCCGCTACAATGTCAGCCGGGCGGACATCCTTTCGGAGCGCCGCACCGCTGCCGTGGTCAAGCCGCGTCAGATCGCGATGTATCTCTCCAAGGCGCTGACCCCGCGCTCCCTGCCGGAGATCGGCCGGCGCTTCGGTGGCCGCGATCACACCACGGTGCTGCACGCCGTCCGCAAGATCGAGAAGGCGATCACCGAGGATCGCTCGCTGCATGACGAGGTCGATCTCCTGAAGCGCATGCTGCAGGAGTAA
- the rpsT gene encoding 30S ribosomal protein S20, giving the protein MANTTSAKKATRKIERRTEVNKARRSRMRTFLRKVEEAIASGDKGAASEALKAAQPEIMRAAQKGIVHKNTASRKVSRLAHRIGALAS; this is encoded by the coding sequence ATGGCCAATACGACGTCGGCCAAGAAGGCGACGCGCAAGATCGAGCGCCGCACCGAGGTCAACAAGGCGCGCCGTTCGCGGATGCGCACTTTCCTGCGCAAGGTCGAGGAGGCGATTGCCTCCGGCGACAAGGGAGCCGCGTCCGAGGCTCTCAAGGCCGCCCAGCCCGAGATCATGCGCGCTGCTCAGAAGGGCATCGTGCACAAGAACACCGCTTCCCGGAAGGTCTCGCGCCTTGCGCACCGGATCGGCGCCCTGGCGTCCTGA
- a CDS encoding threo-3-hydroxy-L-aspartate ammonia-lyase, translating to MNIMIKGPDGLTLPSYADVETAAERIKGVAHRTPALTSRTANARTGGNLIFKPENLQRMGAFKFRGGYNAIAALSPERKKAGVVTYSSGNHAQAIAYAGRLLGVPTTIIMPLDAPAAKVAATRGYGAEIVTYDRYSQDRLAIGAELAEKRGLSLIPPYDHPDVIAGQGTAAKELIEDAGPLDILLVCLGGGGLLAGCALAAKALNPACRVFGVEPEAGNDGQQSLRSGKIVKIAVPKTIADGAQTPFLGDYTFPIIQALVEDIVTVSDDALVAAMRFFAERMKLVVEPTGCLAAAAAFTGAVPVEGRRVGVIISGGNVDLASYARFLAPAG from the coding sequence ATGAACATCATGATCAAGGGCCCAGACGGGCTCACCCTGCCGAGCTATGCCGATGTCGAGACGGCCGCCGAGCGCATCAAGGGCGTCGCCCATCGCACCCCGGCCCTGACCTCGCGCACCGCCAATGCCCGCACCGGCGGCAATCTCATCTTCAAGCCCGAGAACCTGCAGCGCATGGGCGCCTTCAAGTTCCGCGGCGGCTACAATGCGATCGCGGCGCTCTCGCCCGAGCGGAAGAAGGCGGGCGTCGTCACCTACTCCTCCGGCAACCATGCCCAGGCCATTGCCTATGCCGGCCGGCTTCTCGGCGTGCCGACGACGATCATCATGCCGCTGGATGCGCCGGCCGCGAAGGTCGCCGCCACGCGCGGCTACGGCGCCGAGATCGTGACCTATGACCGCTACAGCCAGGACCGGCTCGCCATCGGCGCGGAGCTTGCCGAGAAGCGCGGCCTCTCCCTGATCCCGCCCTATGACCATCCCGACGTGATCGCCGGGCAGGGCACGGCCGCCAAGGAGCTGATCGAGGATGCCGGCCCGCTCGACATCCTGCTGGTCTGTCTCGGCGGCGGCGGCCTGCTTGCCGGCTGCGCGCTGGCCGCCAAGGCGCTGAATCCCGCCTGCCGCGTCTTCGGCGTCGAGCCCGAGGCCGGCAATGACGGGCAGCAGTCGCTGCGCTCGGGCAAGATCGTCAAGATCGCCGTGCCCAAGACCATCGCGGACGGGGCCCAGACGCCCTTCCTCGGCGACTACACCTTCCCGATCATCCAGGCTCTGGTCGAGGATATCGTTACTGTCAGCGACGACGCGCTCGTCGCCGCGATGCGCTTCTTCGCCGAGCGGATGAAGCTCGTCGTCGAGCCGACGGGCTGCCTTGCCGCCGCGGCGGCCTTCACCGGCGCCGTCCCCGTCGAGGGCCGGCGCGTCGGCGTCATCATCAGCGGCGGCAATGTCGATCTGGCGAGCTACGCCCGCTTCCTCGCGCCGGCCGGCTGA
- a CDS encoding enoyl-CoA hydratase: MAYETILVETKGKVGVVTLNRPQALNALNGQLIAEINTALDGFEKDSGIGCIVLTGSEKAFAAGADIKEMQGRTYPETYLDDKFADWDRIGQRRKPIIAAVAGFALGGGCELAMMCDFIIAADNARFGQPEINLGVIPGAGGTQRLTRAIGKAKAMDLCLTGRMMDVNEAERAGLVARIVPLADLMTEVMKAAEAIAAKSLPSVLMAKETVNRAFEVTLAEGVRFERRLFSSLFATQDQKEGMAAFAEKRKPDFKNN, translated from the coding sequence ATGGCTTATGAGACCATTCTCGTCGAGACGAAGGGCAAGGTCGGCGTCGTCACGCTGAACCGTCCCCAGGCGCTGAACGCGCTGAACGGCCAGCTCATCGCCGAGATCAACACGGCGCTCGACGGCTTCGAGAAGGATTCGGGCATCGGCTGCATCGTCCTGACCGGCTCGGAAAAGGCCTTCGCCGCTGGCGCCGACATCAAGGAAATGCAGGGCCGCACCTATCCCGAGACCTATCTCGACGACAAATTCGCCGATTGGGACCGCATCGGCCAGCGTCGCAAGCCTATCATCGCCGCGGTGGCGGGCTTCGCGCTCGGCGGCGGCTGCGAACTCGCCATGATGTGCGACTTCATCATTGCGGCCGACAACGCCAGGTTCGGCCAGCCCGAGATCAATCTCGGTGTCATTCCGGGTGCGGGCGGCACCCAGCGCCTGACGCGCGCCATCGGCAAGGCCAAGGCGATGGATCTCTGTCTCACCGGCCGGATGATGGATGTGAACGAGGCCGAGCGCGCCGGCCTCGTCGCCCGCATCGTGCCGCTCGCCGATCTCATGACCGAGGTGATGAAGGCCGCCGAGGCGATCGCGGCAAAATCGCTGCCTTCGGTGCTGATGGCCAAGGAGACGGTCAATCGCGCCTTCGAGGTCACGCTGGCCGAGGGCGTGCGCTTCGAGCGCCGCCTGTTCTCCTCGCTCTTCGCGACGCAGGACCAGAAGGAAGGCATGGCCGCCTTCGCCGAAAAGCGGAAGCCCGATTTCAAGAACAACTGA
- a CDS encoding lipocalin family protein, which yields MKRPIATAFAAMILLAGCAGVETSGGAPQPARTIDAARLYSGLWHEIARRPMAITDGCVAGATEYKRGAGGKIEVLDSCRMGTPAGELKTIGGPGEILDPGTNAKLRVTYTVFGVVPVVRDYWILDRAADYSWFISADPTLKDLYIFTRNPQISAAERNRLVKRASDLGYDISKLEFPEQPKR from the coding sequence ATGAAACGACCGATCGCCACGGCCTTCGCCGCGATGATCCTGCTGGCCGGCTGCGCTGGCGTCGAAACCTCGGGCGGAGCGCCGCAGCCGGCCAGGACGATCGATGCAGCCCGCCTTTATAGCGGCCTCTGGCACGAGATCGCGCGCCGGCCGATGGCGATCACCGATGGCTGCGTCGCCGGTGCGACCGAATACAAGCGCGGTGCCGGAGGCAAGATCGAGGTGCTCGATTCCTGCCGGATGGGGACGCCGGCGGGCGAGCTCAAGACGATCGGCGGACCGGGCGAAATCCTCGATCCCGGCACGAATGCGAAATTGCGCGTGACCTATACCGTGTTTGGCGTCGTGCCGGTCGTGCGCGACTACTGGATCCTCGACCGCGCTGCCGACTACAGTTGGTTCATCTCGGCCGATCCGACGCTGAAGGATCTCTATATCTTCACCCGCAACCCGCAGATCAGCGCAGCCGAACGCAACCGGCTCGTGAAGCGCGCGAGCGACCTCGGCTACGACATCTCGAAGCTCGAATTTCCGGAGCAGCCGAAGCGCTGA
- the mutM gene encoding bifunctional DNA-formamidopyrimidine glycosylase/DNA-(apurinic or apyrimidinic site) lyase produces the protein MPELPEVETVRRGLEPAMLGETFTRIEQNRPDLRFPLPDRFVERLTGRRIEALSRRAKYLIADLDDGQALIMHLGMSGRFVVEAPGTKPVEPGAYYNEIGRHLIHDHVVFHLGSGARVTYNDVRRFGFMDLVPRADLATSKHFAGMGIEPLGNELSGETLARLFAGKFAPLKAALLDQRLVAGLGNIYVCEALFRAGLHPEAEAGSIATPTGRPRDKAHELARIIREVLEEAILSGGSTLRDFAHADGSLGYFQHRFKVYDREGEPCMAPGCGMVVKRLVQSGRSTFYCESCQPRQAKRG, from the coding sequence ATGCCCGAACTTCCCGAGGTCGAAACCGTCAGGCGCGGGCTGGAACCGGCCATGCTGGGCGAGACCTTCACCCGCATCGAGCAGAACCGGCCCGATCTGCGCTTTCCCCTGCCGGACCGCTTCGTCGAGCGCTTGACGGGGCGGCGCATCGAGGCTTTGTCGCGCCGCGCCAAGTATCTGATCGCCGATCTCGACGACGGTCAGGCGCTGATCATGCATCTCGGCATGAGCGGGCGCTTCGTGGTCGAGGCGCCGGGTACGAAGCCGGTCGAGCCCGGCGCCTATTACAACGAGATCGGCCGGCACCTGATCCACGACCATGTCGTCTTCCATCTCGGCTCCGGTGCCCGCGTCACCTATAATGATGTCCGCCGCTTCGGCTTCATGGACCTCGTCCCGCGCGCCGATCTCGCGACCTCGAAGCATTTCGCCGGCATGGGTATCGAGCCGCTCGGCAACGAGCTCTCTGGCGAGACCCTGGCCAGGCTCTTCGCCGGCAAATTCGCGCCGCTGAAGGCCGCATTGCTCGACCAGCGGCTCGTGGCAGGCCTGGGCAACATCTATGTCTGCGAAGCGCTGTTTCGGGCCGGCCTGCATCCCGAGGCCGAGGCCGGATCGATCGCGACGCCGACCGGCCGCCCGCGCGACAAGGCGCATGAGCTGGCGCGGATCATCCGCGAGGTGCTGGAGGAGGCGATCCTGTCGGGCGGTTCGACCTTGCGCGATTTTGCCCATGCCGACGGCTCGCTCGGCTATTTCCAGCACCGCTTCAAGGTCTATGACCGCGAGGGCGAACCCTGCATGGCGCCGGGCTGCGGCATGGTGGTGAAGCGACTGGTCCAGTCCGGACGCTCGACTTTCTATTGCGAGAGCTGCCAGCCGCGACAGGCGAAGCGCGGCTGA
- the ubiE gene encoding bifunctional demethylmenaquinone methyltransferase/2-methoxy-6-polyprenyl-1,4-benzoquinol methylase UbiE, which produces MTAASDTTHFGFETVKLAEKQAKVDDVFHKVAGRYDLMNDLMSAGLHRAWKSALLTAVNPAKDRPFHHLDVAGGTGDVAFSVLEAGGPLTDVTVLDINAEMLSVGRDRAAKRFPNDERIRFVQGNAEELGLPDNQFDCYTIAFGIRNVPRIDKALSEAYRVLKRGGRFLCLEFSHVDVPLLDKVYEAYSFNVIPPMGRMVTGEAEPYQYLVESIRKFPRPQAFAEMIEAAGFRRAKFTPMTGGVVALHSGWKL; this is translated from the coding sequence GTGACAGCAGCCTCCGACACCACCCATTTCGGCTTCGAGACCGTAAAGCTCGCCGAGAAGCAGGCCAAGGTCGACGACGTCTTCCACAAGGTCGCAGGCCGCTACGACCTGATGAACGATTTGATGTCGGCGGGGCTGCACCGGGCCTGGAAGAGCGCGCTCCTCACCGCGGTCAACCCGGCCAAGGACCGGCCTTTCCACCATCTCGACGTGGCGGGCGGCACCGGCGATGTCGCCTTTTCGGTGCTGGAGGCCGGCGGGCCACTGACCGATGTCACCGTGCTCGACATCAATGCCGAGATGCTCTCGGTCGGCCGTGACCGCGCCGCCAAGCGCTTCCCGAACGATGAGCGCATCCGCTTCGTACAGGGCAATGCCGAGGAACTCGGCCTGCCCGACAACCAGTTCGACTGCTACACGATCGCCTTCGGCATCCGGAACGTGCCGCGCATCGACAAGGCGCTCAGCGAGGCCTATCGCGTGCTCAAGCGCGGCGGGCGTTTCCTGTGTCTCGAATTCAGCCATGTCGACGTGCCGCTGCTCGACAAGGTCTATGAGGCCTATTCCTTCAACGTGATTCCGCCGATGGGCCGCATGGTGACGGGCGAGGCCGAGCCCTATCAGTATCTGGTCGAATCCATCCGCAAATTTCCGCGGCCTCAGGCTTTTGCGGAGATGATCGAGGCCGCCGGTTTCCGCCGCGCGAAGTTCACGCCGATGACCGGCGGGGTGGTGGCGCTGCATTCGGGCTGGAAGCTGTGA
- the ubiB gene encoding 2-polyprenylphenol 6-hydroxylase — MISSLFHLARTARVGFVLAREGALALVDPSVLPPLARGLIRLGRLIERRGAGTSATRLATALTRLGPSYVKFGQFLATRPDVVGMRIASDLSALQDRMPPFPMAQARAIVEAAHGQPLAAIFPEFSEPVAAASIAQVHRARLKDGREVAVKILRPGIRDRFHRDLGAMRFGAELAESRSAEARRLRFTGVVETLARSVTMEMDLRLEAAALSEFAENTKDDADFRVPEPDWQLTAREMLVDEWIDGVRLSDIEGLRAAGHDLPALGRNVIQSFLKHAIRDGFFHADMHPGNLFVDAQGRLVAVDGGIMGRLGLKERRFLAEILLGFITRDYRRVAEVHFEAGYVPGHHAVEDFAQAIRAVGEPIHDRSADQISMAKVLTLLFEITGMFDMATRTELVMLQKTMVVVEGVARTLDPHLDMWTTAEPVVRDWIARNLGPLGRIEEAGRGAGSLLGSLSRLPETIGRAERVLGQLEDASRHGFSLDERSVAAIGRAEAQRNRWGNWALWVIAGLIAWAVLS, encoded by the coding sequence ATGATCTCCTCGCTCTTTCATCTCGCCCGCACAGCCCGCGTCGGCTTCGTGCTGGCGCGCGAGGGCGCGCTCGCGCTGGTCGATCCCTCGGTGCTGCCGCCACTGGCGCGCGGGCTGATCCGGCTCGGACGGCTGATCGAGCGGCGTGGTGCCGGGACCTCGGCGACGCGGCTGGCGACCGCGCTGACGCGGCTCGGGCCATCCTATGTGAAGTTCGGGCAGTTTTTGGCGACGCGTCCCGATGTCGTCGGCATGCGGATCGCATCCGATCTTTCGGCGCTGCAGGACCGGATGCCGCCCTTCCCGATGGCGCAGGCGCGGGCCATCGTCGAGGCCGCGCATGGGCAGCCGCTGGCGGCGATCTTCCCCGAATTCAGCGAGCCGGTCGCGGCGGCGTCCATTGCTCAGGTGCATCGCGCCCGGCTGAAGGACGGCCGCGAGGTCGCGGTCAAGATCCTGCGGCCGGGCATCCGCGACCGCTTCCATCGCGATCTGGGCGCGATGCGCTTCGGCGCCGAGCTGGCGGAGAGCCGCTCCGCCGAGGCGCGCCGCCTTCGCTTCACCGGCGTGGTCGAGACGCTGGCGCGCTCGGTCACGATGGAGATGGATCTGCGGCTTGAGGCCGCCGCGCTGTCCGAATTCGCCGAGAACACCAAGGACGATGCCGATTTCCGCGTGCCCGAGCCCGATTGGCAGCTCACCGCGCGCGAGATGCTGGTCGACGAGTGGATCGACGGCGTTCGCCTCTCCGACATCGAGGGCCTGCGCGCGGCCGGCCACGACCTGCCGGCACTCGGGCGCAACGTCATCCAGTCCTTCCTGAAGCATGCGATCCGCGACGGCTTCTTCCACGCCGACATGCATCCCGGAAACCTGTTCGTCGATGCGCAGGGCCGGCTGGTCGCGGTCGATGGCGGCATCATGGGCCGGCTCGGCCTGAAGGAACGGCGTTTCCTCGCCGAGATCCTGCTCGGCTTCATCACGCGCGACTACCGTCGCGTGGCGGAGGTGCATTTCGAAGCCGGCTATGTGCCGGGCCATCACGCGGTCGAGGATTTCGCCCAGGCGATCCGCGCCGTGGGCGAGCCGATCCACGACAGGAGCGCCGACCAGATTTCGATGGCGAAGGTTCTGACGCTGCTCTTCGAGATCACCGGCATGTTCGACATGGCGACCCGGACCGAGCTCGTCATGCTGCAGAAGACGATGGTGGTGGTCGAGGGCGTGGCGCGGACGCTCGACCCGCATCTCGACATGTGGACGACGGCCGAGCCCGTCGTGCGCGACTGGATCGCCCGCAATCTCGGCCCGCTCGGGCGGATCGAGGAGGCGGGCCGGGGTGCCGGCTCGCTGCTGGGGAGCCTCTCCCGCCTGCCCGAGACGATCGGCCGGGCCGAGCGCGTGCTCGGCCAGCTCGAGGATGCCTCGCGCCACGGCTTCTCGCTCGACGAGCGCAGCGTCGCTGCGATCGGCCGGGCCGAAGCCCAGCGCAACCGCTGGGGCAACTGGGCTCTCTGGGTGATCGCGGGGCTGATCGCCTGGGCAGTGCTGAGCTGA
- a CDS encoding VOC family protein: protein MKLSTYLMFDGNCREAFTLYQTVLGGKLTAMMDHRGTPAEAHVSPDWVDKILHACLEIEGQMLMASDAPPDRSDGPMRSVSVSVNVPEIAEAERIFAALSEGATVQMPMAETFWSPRFGMLRDRFGTNWMVGADMPAEQANCG from the coding sequence ATGAAGCTCTCCACCTATCTGATGTTCGACGGGAATTGCCGCGAGGCCTTCACGCTTTACCAGACCGTGCTCGGTGGAAAGCTGACGGCGATGATGGACCACAGGGGCACGCCCGCCGAGGCGCATGTCTCGCCGGATTGGGTCGACAAGATCCTGCATGCCTGCCTGGAGATCGAGGGCCAGATGCTGATGGCCTCCGACGCGCCGCCCGATCGCAGCGACGGCCCGATGCGCAGCGTGTCGGTCTCGGTCAACGTCCCGGAGATCGCCGAGGCCGAACGCATCTTCGCTGCCTTGTCGGAGGGCGCGACGGTCCAGATGCCGATGGCGGAAACCTTCTGGTCGCCGCGCTTCGGCATGCTGCGCGACCGTTTCGGCACCAACTGGATGGTCGGCGCCGATATGCCGGCCGAGCAGGCGAATTGCGGGTGA
- a CDS encoding DUF1579 domain-containing protein, protein MFAKPQKEHDWLHQLVGEWTAEIDCVMGPNQPRQKSKGKESVRSLGGLWTLGEGEGEMPDGTTGKTLMTLGFDPAKGRFVGSFVGSMMTHLWLYDGALDETGKVLTLDSAGPNMAGDGAIIPYRDVITMVAPDHRILSSYTPDGNGGWTEFMTAHYRRKA, encoded by the coding sequence ATGTTCGCAAAACCGCAGAAAGAACACGACTGGCTGCATCAGCTCGTCGGCGAATGGACCGCGGAAATAGACTGCGTGATGGGGCCCAACCAGCCTCGTCAGAAATCGAAGGGCAAGGAGAGCGTGCGCTCGCTCGGCGGCCTCTGGACGCTTGGCGAGGGCGAAGGCGAAATGCCCGACGGCACGACGGGCAAGACCTTGATGACGCTCGGTTTCGATCCGGCCAAGGGGCGCTTCGTCGGCAGCTTCGTCGGCTCGATGATGACGCATCTCTGGCTTTATGACGGCGCTCTCGACGAGACCGGCAAGGTCCTGACGCTCGACAGCGCCGGGCCGAACATGGCCGGCGACGGCGCGATCATCCCCTATCGAGACGTCATCACGATGGTCGCCCCCGATCATCGCATCCTGTCCTCCTACACCCCCGACGGGAACGGCGGCTGGACCGAATTCATGACCGCGCACTACCGCCGCAAGGCCTGA